In the genome of Candidatus Methylomirabilota bacterium, the window CTCGCGGCAGAAGTACGCGCCGACCCGGTTAGGGGCTCGGCACCTCGGGCACCTCATGCGGCGCTCCGTGTCTTGGCGGCCGGGCCGGCGATGCGATCCGCAGTCTCCGGAGGACCGGCCACCAGAGGCTCATGCCTTTCGAGCGCGGCGTCCGGCGTTCCCCGTGGCCGGCGCGCTCCCGGGCTTTCCCGGGAACTGGTACTTCAGGTTCTTGGACATGGTCATGGCCGCCATGCCGCGCTTGATGTTGAACAGCGGCGTGATCTTCATGTCGGCGACGGCTCCGCCGGCCATCACCGCCATGTAGAATGCGGCGGCACACGGGACGTCCGGGAACTGGATGATGGCGACGAGATCGAAGTCCCCCGCCAGGACGAAGTCCTTGCGGATGACGACGCCGCCGCACCCCGCGACCGCCGGCTTGACGGCTTCCAGACGGTCCTCCGGGGAATCGATGAGCTGCTTCCACGCGGCCGCCGTGTACCGGACCTGCACGAGAAACTCGGGCATCCCCGATTCTGACATGTTCCACCTCCTCGCGAATGGTTGGGGCGCTCAGCGACCGGGAGGGCCGGTCGAGCCTGGCTCGTCGGCGGGCAGGCGTGGCCGCTCACAGCGATGGACGGCTGTCCCCCCGAGAGCGCGTCGGGCCGCAGTCTATGATCGTGGCCCGGTAGTGTCAAGGCGGGCGGGCGGGCGGTGGGCGGGCGGGCGGGCGCCCGGCGCGCGCGAAACCAACCGGCGTGGCCCTAGACACCGGATGCTCCGCGCTGGGAACGGGCCTCGGCGCCACCCGCGCCTCCTCGAAAGCCATGCCTCGCGAATAATCCCGGCGAGGAGCCTGTCGGAGTAACCCGGGGCCGGCCACCGAGCGTATGGTGCGTCGAGGAGTGCTCCGAGCGGCGGCTTCGCCGCCGCCACGACGGGGCATCGGGGGGGTCTTCCGAGACCCCCCCGAAATGACCTAGCGGATCTCGATTCTCG includes:
- a CDS encoding GYD domain-containing protein, with amino-acid sequence MSESGMPEFLVQVRYTAAAWKQLIDSPEDRLEAVKPAVAGCGGVVIRKDFVLAGDFDLVAIIQFPDVPCAAAFYMAVMAGGAVADMKITPLFNIKRGMAAMTMSKNLKYQFPGKPGSAPATGNAGRRARKA